Proteins from a genomic interval of Paenibacillus lentus:
- a CDS encoding right-handed parallel beta-helix repeat-containing protein, with protein sequence MKNYQEMKQYSERKANFTKKVETGGNTVCYVLDPMEWGIQTNGTEAIKTTEGLNAALAYAKNAGYPEVFIPKGIYLIHGVGKNEFAPEREAGVKVPSHMKLTLDHEAELKVEPNSSKGYSCIYLREVENVSISGGILTGDLDEHVLSTNPEETHEWGFGIYLHGSRNVSIENMKIRKFTGDCIFLGSVGVLGIDPDYAEPEKVTIRNCSLDGARRNNISITAGEHILVENNEITNAGTVEGTMPKAGIDIEGYGEGDIDYEVPRNIVVRGNFFRGNFRSSILNFNGYEVVIEGNHSDNTISYGNGTDTVISGNVLVRTDGTLTAIAGQQVSQGFDGNNVTIVGNIIKGFGSGIDARGKDVVVTGNTISHLGDTSGVGINVWAAENSLVANNSVHRSQGLAYRVDSSKDVQLLNNKAFQLGRYAVEVDKSTEVILRGNIFNQCKGGIQITNFGKKDNDTQVLAEGNHIDFTGYTGQPAYAISFDKYSDVELKSNYIKGARNVVIYGGSMAGRVVKVADNEITASITATAAIQIEGGQFGEIVGNRITFNRMATGGYGIILKNSEDVIIAQNSIYSNTGHALSGSIVTEHSKATKVLNNLAVKGSMKLNADTDTDRGNMVV encoded by the coding sequence ATGAAAAACTATCAAGAAATGAAGCAATACTCGGAGCGGAAAGCTAATTTTACTAAAAAGGTAGAAACGGGGGGAAATACGGTATGTTATGTGCTTGATCCCATGGAATGGGGCATCCAGACAAACGGCACCGAAGCGATAAAGACGACAGAAGGCTTAAATGCGGCGCTTGCTTATGCGAAAAATGCTGGCTACCCTGAGGTATTTATCCCGAAGGGAATTTACCTGATCCATGGCGTTGGCAAAAACGAATTTGCTCCGGAGAGAGAGGCGGGTGTCAAAGTTCCTTCCCACATGAAGCTTACACTGGATCATGAGGCTGAATTGAAGGTAGAGCCAAACAGTTCAAAAGGCTATTCCTGTATTTACCTTCGCGAAGTAGAAAACGTATCTATTTCAGGGGGAATTCTTACTGGCGACCTCGATGAACATGTTTTAAGCACAAATCCTGAAGAGACGCATGAATGGGGATTTGGAATTTACCTTCATGGCAGCAGAAACGTTTCAATCGAGAATATGAAAATTAGAAAATTTACCGGGGACTGCATTTTCCTAGGTTCAGTAGGTGTGCTGGGCATTGATCCAGACTATGCAGAACCGGAAAAAGTAACGATTCGGAATTGCTCGCTGGATGGAGCACGGCGAAACAACATCTCGATTACGGCTGGTGAGCATATTTTAGTAGAAAATAATGAAATTACGAATGCAGGCACGGTAGAGGGCACCATGCCGAAAGCTGGCATTGATATTGAAGGATATGGCGAGGGGGATATCGATTATGAAGTCCCACGCAACATCGTCGTGAGAGGGAACTTCTTCCGTGGTAATTTCAGATCGTCCATTCTAAATTTCAACGGTTATGAGGTGGTAATTGAAGGCAATCACTCGGATAATACGATTTCATATGGCAATGGAACGGATACGGTAATTAGTGGGAATGTGCTGGTGAGGACAGATGGGACACTTACGGCAATTGCTGGACAACAGGTGTCGCAAGGATTCGATGGTAACAATGTAACGATTGTCGGAAATATTATTAAAGGCTTCGGGAGCGGTATCGATGCCCGCGGAAAGGACGTGGTTGTGACAGGCAACACGATCTCTCATCTGGGCGATACAAGCGGCGTGGGCATTAATGTTTGGGCGGCGGAGAATTCATTGGTTGCAAATAATTCGGTTCATCGTAGTCAAGGGCTAGCTTACAGAGTGGATAGCAGTAAGGATGTACAGCTCTTGAACAACAAGGCATTCCAGTTGGGGCGATACGCTGTAGAAGTGGATAAGTCCACAGAGGTTATTTTGCGAGGTAACATATTTAATCAGTGTAAGGGCGGTATTCAAATAACGAACTTTGGAAAAAAGGATAACGATACGCAGGTTTTGGCAGAAGGCAATCATATTGATTTTACTGGATATACGGGACAGCCTGCATATGCGATCAGCTTTGATAAATATAGTGATGTCGAGCTTAAATCAAACTATATCAAAGGTGCGCGCAATGTCGTTATTTATGGGGGGAGTATGGCTGGGAGAGTTGTTAAAGTTGCGGATAATGAAATTACCGCCAGCATCACTGCGACTGCGGCGATTCAAATCGAGGGCGGCCAGTTTGGCGAGATTGTTGGTAACCGCATTACCTTCAATCGAATGGCAACCGGAGGTTACGGTATCATCTTGAAGAACAGCGAGGATGTGATCATTGCCCAAAACTCGATTTACTCAAACACGGGTCATGCGTTATCCGGTTCGATTGTGACGGAGCACTCTAAAGCTACAAAAGTGTTAAATAATTTAGCGGTTAAAGGGAGTATGAAATTGAACGCGGATACGGATACGGATCGTGGCAACATGGTTGTTTGA